The genomic stretch AACTTACTCCCCTTCCTTAACACTTTTCAATGTTTTCCATCTTCTTCCTTAAAAGGGAAGACAATGGTATTCGAAAACTTTCTCAATGCAAGTACGaaacattttctaagaaaaattctTATCTAGGGAGGCAGTATAATCAAATGGCTCTTTTGCTTAATCAGAGTAATAATAAAGAAAGGGCAAACGCTCCACAAAAATCCTAGTTCCTGACTTTCGTTTTAAACCTTCCTTGTCTCTTTACACATGAATGTGTCCTTATGTATTGGGGGCACTTCAGTGGCTGAGTCAggtgagcatccggctcttgatttcagctcaggtcatgatcccagggttgtgggattgagccccatgtcaggctctgtgctgagcatgggtcttgcttgagattctctccctctctctctctctctctctctctctctctctctccccctctgcccctctcccctgctcatgctgtctctaaaataaataaataaataaatagcagaatCAGTGGCATCCTGGTAAGCATAGAGATAACCAACAATTCTCTTCAGAAGGGCCTTTCTGCCTGTGCTTATTAAAATCATTCTCTTAATTTCAATCTCACACAAAACATTGTTTCTTCCAAGAAGCCACTGAAAACAAATCATTCTTCTATTTTCCTATAGGACATTCAATATACTTCCTTGGGTAACCCAATATATTATGCTTTGGGCCctgtttatttgaaattatctACTTCTACCCAATAGACTGAAAGGATCCACAGGACTCTGTCTAACATAGAGTGGGATGAAACTAAAGTTTCTGGGTGAATACTGAATGAATCATCAATGGCACAGGATTACAAATCCTTCCAGGGGGGCCTTCTGGGTGTGAGCTTTGTTCAACATAGTGCTCACTCCTGAGACCCAACAGCAGTGGTTGTAGAAGCTCACATTCCTAGGTCAAGGGCTTCTGCAGCTGGGAAGCGAAGGCTCGATAATTTAGGAGGATGTTCTATTTTAGGCAGGTGGGCAGAGTGGGAATTGACCAGCCACCACAGATTTGCTGAACAGTGCTTTCTTCGTCTCAGCCAAAGTTCTATTTCCTACCAATTTGGGGACTAAAACATTTTCTACCCAGGCCTACCTTACTTTCCTTCAAGTTCACTCTCAAACCGTTCTCAGAATCCGGAGACCAGAGCTATTTGTACTATAAAGCTAGCAGAAGTTAAGCTCAACGCTCCTCACTTGCACCCTTCCTACAATCAAGAAGCATTTCTAATTACGCATTTCTGGCAAACTGCCTAAAGAAACCTCTGAAGAAAGGAATCTAAATCTCCAGGACTCTCATAATTTGTTCTGACTTCTTTACTggtaattctttttcttgaagaagCTATCCCTTTCCCAAACTGAATAAAGGGGCAAAGCTAATTCCCAAtcaaagatgagaaaaggaaaagagaaatgaggaaCAAAAAGCTCCTTGGCAATTTTGGCTCTATCACAGTCTTGAAATTTTCACAAAACACTTCTTCACACTcccaaaaggtaaaaaaataaaaacaaaacaaaaaaaaaaaaaaacaaaatcacacacaCTCTGGGAAGATCCAACATTAGAAGACAGAGGAAcgtcaaaaaattcaaaaatcccAATGTATGGAGGAGTGGTAGTGAAAACAgtgatcaaaacaaaaaacaaaaacaaaaaacacctcacCCTTGTCTGGAAAGAGGAGCGGTGGTGAAAAGGCGAGATAGACCCTGGACATGTCAGAGGGGTTCAAAGACAAGGAAGGTCCCTGGCTACTCTTCAGGTCAAAGGAAGGCCGCCCCCAAGCACCAAGTTTTGATCACAGGGTCCTGGGACATCCAGGGAAACAAACTCACAGGGATACGTTCTCCTATTAGGTAGCTGCAAGCCCCCGCCTGTCAATTCCATTTTGCAAAGCACAGGACTTGTCCTAGAGCCAAGGCTTGGGAAAAGGtggatggaggtgatggtgaAGGGACAGTTActcagggaaaagagaggagtggggagaagggagagtggAGGGGAGTGGTGTGAAGACAGTGACAGATAGGCACAAGTAGGGGCACTCGGAAAGGGAGAGTGTTTTTCTACATTCcgttctttctctgcctctccaaatAATAAACAGCCTGGGCCTAGGTTAGGTGAAGTGTGATAAGAAACGGCGGATATAGAATACGAGATGTCTGTTATTTTATCTCATCGTTTCCATTTGTCAGACTGAAATTTCAGCAAATGCCATCAAACTGCCAAAAAGATCCCAAGTGTCGAAGACGAACGTGAAGTCCCAGTGAAGTCCCAACGGAGTAAGGGTAAAGGAACTCCTGAATTGCGCACGGAAGCGATGAGGGCGTGTGGCCagaaaagggagaggggctgCAGGACGCTCAGGGGCACCAGAAATGGGATGGAAGCCCGGCGACCCTCTCCCCCGCGGCCGTGCGGCGTCGCCTAATTCAAGACACCCATCCGGGGTCCGGGGTGCCCGCGCAACGACTGCTCGCGCCCTTCCCGGTTCCTCCGCTCCCGCCGCGCCCCGCTCGCCCCGTCGGACCCCTCCCGGAGGACAGGAGCGCGGAGGACACGCGCCCGGCCTCCCGCGCAGCCCTCAGCCGCCTCAGCTCGGGGGCCGCCGCGTGGGCCGCTCACACCCTGGACCGCAACTGGCCGGCAGCACCGACGACGACCCCAGCCCGGAGCCCTGGCCGCCGCGGCCGGAGCGAGCGCCGCCGCCCCACACTCACCGCGGCGCTCCATCCCGCGTCCTGGACGCGGACGCCCGCCCAACACTcacggccgccgccgcctccgccgagGGCTGGAGCTCGCCGCCCCCATCCCCCACGGCCCGCGGACGCCCGGCcaagccgccgccgccgccgccgccgccgccgccgccgccgccgccgccgccccagCAGCTACGGCCACCACCGCGCCGCTcgggccgccccgcccccaggcctcGCGCCTCGCGCCTCCCGCCCGGCCGCGGCCCGCCCCCTGAAGCCCAGCCCATTGGCCCGCGCGCCCGGGGAGGCGGGGCTCCGGCGCCCAGCCGCAGGTTGGGGCGGCTGCCGGCTCAGGCGCGCGGGGCGCGGGCTGTCAGCTGCGCCCCAGCCGGCAGGCTGTCCCCAAC from Panthera leo isolate Ple1 chromosome C1, P.leo_Ple1_pat1.1, whole genome shotgun sequence encodes the following:
- the LOC122225926 gene encoding basic proline-rich protein-like, which gives rise to MGWKPGDPLPRGRAASPNSRHPSGVRGARATTARALPGSSAPAAPRSPRRTPPGGQERGGHAPGLPRSPQPPQLGGRRVGRSHPGPQLAGSTDDDPSPEPWPPRPERAPPPHTHRGAPSRVLDADARPTLTAAAASAEGWSSPPPSPTARGRPAKPPPPPPPPRASRLPPGRGPPPEAQPIGPRARGGGAPAPSRRLGRLPAQARGARAVSCAPAGRLSPTWQVVLATLCGLWHNRRTLGTSYLLHPPAGSWSSVLV